One Ranitomeya variabilis isolate aRanVar5 chromosome 5, aRanVar5.hap1, whole genome shotgun sequence DNA window includes the following coding sequences:
- the LOC143774592 gene encoding olfactory receptor 5B12-like — protein MDATNQTKVTEFMFSGLTDNENLKSFLFVLILHVYTVTVVANVGLVAIVRKTSNLQNPMYYFLSYLSLVDVFYSSAITPKMLVDLKCLQKTISFEGCALQFFFYAALAATESFLLSTMSYDRYVAICHPLHYVSTMTEKKCLCLVLLSFSIGFLQSSVQTSCAFTLQFCGPNFIDHFYCDAPLVLRLSCSDTSTCEKVTVYTVGSLAISSLITILISYTLIIFSVLNIRSTEGRRKAFSTCSSHLMCVFIFYGTVLFTYMRPPSSIFTVRDKVASIFYTAVTPMLNPLIYSLRNQSVRGIITQSFYHIQRLSGGLFQLHNGKEGKV, from the coding sequence ATGGATGCTACAAACCAGACAAAAGTTACAGAATTTATGTTTTCTGGACTGACTGATAACGAGAACCTGAAATCCTTTCTCTTTGTACTCATTCTGCATGTCTACACTGTGACCGTAGTGGCCAATGTTGGCCTGGTGGCTATTGTCAGAAAAACGTCAAACCTCCAGAACCCAATGTATTACTTCCTCAGTTACCTCTCTCTGGTGGATGTCTTCTATTCATCTGCCATAACCCCTAAGATGCTTGTGGACCTTAAGTGTTTGCAGAAGACCATCTCCTTTGAAGGTTGTGCTCTCCAGTTCTTTTTCTATGCTGCTCTGGCAGCTACAGAGTCGTTTCTCTTATCCACCATGTCCTATGACCGCTATGTTGCCATCTGCCATCCTCTCCATTATGTCTCCACAATGACTGAGAAGAAATGTCTATGCCTTGTTCTTCTTTCCTTCTCCATTGGCTTCTTACAGTCGTCAGTACAGACCAGCTGTGCTTTCACTCTTCAATTTTGTGGGCCTAACTTCATTGACCACTTCTACTGTGATGCTCCTCTGGTCCTCAGACTGTCCTGCTCAGATACTTCTACCTGTGAGAAGGTCACTGTTTACACTGTAGGTTCTTTAGCCATAAGCTCTTTGATTACGATCCTTATTTCATACACCTTAATTATCTTTTCAGTTCTAAACATAAGATCCACAGAAGGTAGAAGGAAAGCCTTCAGCACCTGCTCTTCACATCTCATGTGCGTCTTCATTTTCTACGGCACTGTGCTGTTCACATACATGCGTCCTCCCTCCAGCATCTTTACCGTGCGAGACAAGGTGGCTTCTATCTTCTATACGGCTGTGACTCCGATGCTAAACCCCCTGATATATAGTCTGAGGAACCAAAGTGTGAGAGGAATCATAACACAATCATTTTACCATATTCAAAGGCTTTCTGGTGGACTTTTTCAACTACATAATGGGAAGGAAGGAAAAGTGTAG